The following coding sequences lie in one Arachis stenosperma cultivar V10309 chromosome 5, arast.V10309.gnm1.PFL2, whole genome shotgun sequence genomic window:
- the LOC130979979 gene encoding DExH-box ATP-dependent RNA helicase DExH16, mitochondrial-like isoform X2: MFNDATSEFDVLVASDAIGMGLNLYISRIIFSTLKKFDGFEFWDLTVSEIKQSAGRVGRYGSNFPVGEVTCIDAEDLPLLNSSLNSRSPTLKENHVEGKNELN, translated from the exons ATGTTCAATGATGCAACAAGTGAGTTTGATGTTCTAGTGGCCAGTGATGCCATCGGAATGGGTCTTAATTTATACATATCTAGGATCATATTTTCAACGTTGAAGAAGTTtgatggttttgaattttgggACTTGACTGTATCTGAAATAAAACAGAGTGCAG GGAGAGTTGGTAGATATGGGTCAAATTTTCCTGTTGGAGAAGTAACATGCATAGATGCAGAGGATCTACCCTTGCTTAATTCATCTTTAAACTCCCGATCACCCACTTTAAAG GAAAACCATGTTGAAGGGAAAAATGAACTTAATTAA
- the LOC130979979 gene encoding DExH-box ATP-dependent RNA helicase DExH16, mitochondrial-like isoform X1 → MKKIENQGKHLCLVVYGLLPPETRTRQASMFNDATSEFDVLVASDAIGMGLNLYISRIIFSTLKKFDGFEFWDLTVSEIKQSAGRVGRYGSNFPVGEVTCIDAEDLPLLNSSLNSRSPTLKENHVEGKNELN, encoded by the exons ATG AAGAAAATTGAGAATCAAGGAAAGCATCTTTGTTTAGTAGTATATGGCTTGCTGCCACCAGAAACTCGAACAAGGCAG GCAAGCATGTTCAATGATGCAACAAGTGAGTTTGATGTTCTAGTGGCCAGTGATGCCATCGGAATGGGTCTTAATTTATACATATCTAGGATCATATTTTCAACGTTGAAGAAGTTtgatggttttgaattttgggACTTGACTGTATCTGAAATAAAACAGAGTGCAG GGAGAGTTGGTAGATATGGGTCAAATTTTCCTGTTGGAGAAGTAACATGCATAGATGCAGAGGATCTACCCTTGCTTAATTCATCTTTAAACTCCCGATCACCCACTTTAAAG GAAAACCATGTTGAAGGGAAAAATGAACTTAATTAA